The following DNA comes from Thermoanaerobaculales bacterium.
GGCGCTGACCGGCCAGCTGTTCGGCTCGGCGATGCAGAGCCCGATCGTCGTCGCCGTCATCGTGGCCGTCATGCTGGCGCTGGCCGCGTCGATGTTCGGTCTCTGGGAGCTGCGGGTGCCGGGGTGGGCGATGCGCGCCGCCGGCGGCCGCCGGGGCGGGTTCGGGGCCCTCCTGATGGGCCTCGTCGTCGGCTTCGTGGCCGCCCCGTGCATCGGTCCGTTCGTGCTCGGGCTGCTGACCTTCGTCGGCCAGAAGGGCAGCGTGCTGCTCGGCTTCGTCCTGTTCTTCACCCTCGCGATGGGGCTCGGCCTGCCCTACCTGCTGCTCGGCTCCTTCACCGGCGCGATCAGCAAGTTGCCCGCCTCGGGCGCCTGGATGATCGGCATCCGCAAGGTCTTCGGCGTGCTGCTGGTCGCCCTCGCCGTCTACTTCGCGCGCCCCTTCCTGCCGGGTCAGGCCGGCGCCCTGGCGATGGCGGCGGTTCTGGTCGTGGGCGGGCTCTACCTGCTCGTGGTCGACCGGACCGGCCACCAGCAGCCGGCCATCGACCGGGTGATGCGCGTGGTCACGCTCGGGATGGTGGTCGCAGGGCTGACGTTCCTGCCACGGGGGGAGAGCCCGCAGGCGAAGCACCTCGAGTGGCAGGCCTACGACGAGGGGCGCGCCGCCGCTGCCATCTCCTCCGGCCAGCCGGTGATCCTGGACTTCTACGCCGACTGGTGCGCCCCGTGCCGCGAGCTCGACGAGCTGACCTTCGCCGACCCCCGGGTGGCGGAGGCGCTGTCCGGGTTTGCGCGGTTCAAGGTCGACCAGACCCGCTCGACCGACGCCGGCGACGAGGCCGCGACGCGGTTCGAGGTGATGGGGATGCCGACCGTGATCGTCTTCCGGGACGGCAGCGAGCGGTTCCGGATCACCGGCTTCGAGCCGGCGGACCGCTTCCTCGCACGGCTGCTGTAGCGGGCGGCCGCGACCCGTTCCCGGGTCAGCTTTCGACCACGTCACCGCCGGTGATGACGCGCTCGCCGGCGCCCTGCCCGAGCCGGAGGAAGCCGTCCTCGGTCAGCCCGGCGAAGGTGCCGGACTCGACCGCGCCGGACGCCACCCGCACCGTGATGCGGTCCCCGAGTCGATGGACCAGGCGGCGCCGCCAGTGCTCGAGCGCGGGTGCCGGATCGGCGATGGACTCGGCCAGGCCGCGCACGAAGCCGGCCGCGACGCCGGCGGCCGCAGCCGCAGCGGCCTTCGCCCCGATCACCTCGGAGAGTGAGATCGGTGGCCGCTGCGCGCCCCTCACCCGACCGCCGATCGGCACCACGTTGACCCCGACGCTGACGGTCACCCGCGTGACGGCGCCGAGCCGGGCGTGGACGAGGATGCCGGCGAGCTTGCGCCCGTCGACCAGGATGTCGTTCGGCCACTTGATGCCCGTGTCCCCGGCCCCCGCGCCCGCGAGGGCGAGGCAGGCGGCCGCTGCCGCCAGCATCGGCAGCCGCGCCACGGCGTCCCCGGCGACCGATGATGCCACCCAGCTGAGGTACAGGCCCCCCGGCGGGGACACCCAGCGGTTGCGGCCGCGGCCGACGCCCCGGCTCTGGGAGGCGGCGAGCACGACGGTCGGGTTGAGGGCGAGGCCTTCGCGGTCGACCTGGTCGATGAGGCGGAGCGCCACTGCATGCGTCGAGTCGACCGTCTCGAACAGGACGACGTTCTCGACGAGGTCCCCGAGGTCGCGGGCCAGCTCGACAGCGAGCGCCTTCACCTGGGCCGAGCCCCCTTCCCCGGCCCCTCGGTCGGCCGACCGGAATCGGCAGGGGTGAACGGGCAGAACTCGGAAGTGCTCATCGCGGTGGCCGGATGGACGGGTCCCTCATGACTGCCGAGCGCTAGCGGTCCGTCTCGAGCTCGGCCTCGAGCTGGCGAATGCGCTCGCGCACCATGACCTCGGCGACGTCGGGGATCACCTCCCACGCGATGTGCTCGATCGTGCCGTGGGCCAGCTCGAGCACGCGGCGGGCGATCCGTTCGACGTCGTCGTCGGACAGCCCCGCCGGGATCGCCGCCGCCGGAGCGGCAGCGCCGTCCGTCGGGGAGCCGGCCGGCCGCTCGAGGGGAGGCAGCGGCGCCGTGTCAGCATCGGTGACGAACGGCGACCCGGCCCCGACGTCCTCCCCCGCCGGTCGCAGGTCGATCCCGGGCCGCGCCGGAGTGTCCGCGGGCGCCGTGACCGGCCCGGTGTCCGCCCGAAGCGCCAGGTCGTCGCCGGCGGTGTCGGGCTCGATGGCCGGGCCGCGGTCCGGCTCGGCCTGCGGCCGCGGCTCCGGCGGCGCGAACACGGCGCCGGCGATGTCGGATCCGTCGAGCGCCGGAACCACGTCGCCGAAGGGATCGCTGCTGGTCTCGAAAGCATCGGCGAAGGTCCCGTCGCCCTGCGCGTCGGCGGGCTCCTCGCCGAGATCAGCGAAGGGGTCGACGTCGGCGCCGCCGAGGTCGAACTCGAGCCCGTCCCGCGGCGCCTCGATCGCGGTGGCGGACCGCTCCCGGGCCGCGGCCTCCATCTCGGCGAACCCCGCCTTCGTGAACTCCAGTCCCTCGCCGAGGCCCAATGCGGCGGCCGCGGCGTCGCCCAGCTGCGGCGGCGCCCCGGTGCCGGTCGGCCGCAGCGGCAGGGGCGCGAACGACCCGCCCTCCGCGAGCCCGCGCACGACCGGCCCGGTGTCGGCGTCGCCACGGCGCACCTCGGTCCGGGCCGCGGGTGCCGAGCCCCGGCCGCGCACCAGCCGGTCGACGGCGTCGATCAGCTTGCGGGCCTCGAACGGCTTGGTGAGGATCTCCGAGCATCCCACCGCCAGCGCGCGGTCCCGGTCCAGTGGCTCGAACGTCCCGGACAGCAGGATCACCGGGATGTGGAGGGTGTCGGGGCTGGACTTGATGACCTGGCAGACGTCGTAGCCGTCGCGGCCCGGCATCATGATGTCGCAGATGATGACGGCTGGCTGGACCTGCGAGACCTTCTCGAGGAGCTCGTCGCCGCTCGACACGGCGACCACGGTGTAGGGGGTGTCGGCGAAGGTCAGCTCCACGACCTTCTGGATGGTCAGGCTGTCGTCGGCGAGGAGGATGGTCTGCGTCATGCGGTCTCCCGATCGCCCGGCACCCCACAGGAGGCAGGCCTCGCCGTCTCCATCGGGACGCCGCAGCTGACCCGATTATAGCCCGTGCCGACGGCGGCTTCGGTGACCGCCACGCCGCGGACGGCCCACCGGCGCCCGCCTGGCCGGTCAGCGCGGCCGCGCCTGTGTGCCGGCGCGCAGGAAGTCGAGCGCGCGCAGCGGCCGGTCGGCCTCGGAGCGCACCCGCCGGTCCAGCCATCGCGCGAGCTCGGGGGAGGGCAGGCCGGGCAGCTCGGTGGGCCCCAGGGTCCGGCAGGCGACCAGGAGCTCGAGGTCGCCAGGCCCGAGCGGACAGTCCTCGAGCGGCGGCATCAGGCCGCTCAGGGTGAGGATCCAGAGCTGGCAGTAGGCGACGACGGATGCCGGGGGGGTGCCCTCGAGCAGCGCGTTGAGGGCCGCGACGCCGAGCCGGAACGGGCGCGGTGCCGGCTCGCCCTGCGGGCAGAAGGTGGTCAGCAACTCGGCAACGACCGCCGCCGCCGCCGCGCGCTCGAGGTCGCGCGCGAGCGGGAACGACGACTGCTTGAGCTCCACCTGCCGGACCGTCGCCAGCTCGGCCCGGCGCCCCTGGAAGGCGGCGACGCGGATCAGCGACAGCAGCTGGGTGGCTGCCGCCTGTGGGCTCTTGCCGCCGCGCGCGCCGCGCAGGACGCAGCGGACGACGCCTGCCGACGGCGTCAGCAGCAGCAAGATGAGGTGGAGCTCGCCGTACGGCAGCGAGTCGAGCACCAGGGCGTCGTCGTCGAGGTAAGCCACGGCACCATGGTAGCCGGGGGCGGGTCCGGCGTCGCGGGCTCAGCGATCGGCGCCCAGCTCGGCCCCGACCTGCCGGGCATAGAGCTGGACCTCGGGGTCGTCCCCTGCGACCTGGAGGGCGAGCGACAGCCAGTGCACGGCGCCGGCCTGGTTGCCGGCGCTGCGCTCGAGCAGCGAGAACAGCAGCAGCCGCTTGCCGGCCACCAGGCTGCGAACCGGCTCGATCAGGGGCGGCGGCAGGCCGCGGATCCGGTCGAGCGGCGACCGGTAGCCGTCGACGAGCAGCCGGGCGTTGGCCTCCCACAGGCCGTCGCGGTACGCGGCCGGCGCGAGGAACTCGAGCCGCGGGTGAAGGTCGGTCGACGGCGGGCCGAGCGCCAGCCTCCGGCAGGCCTCGGGGTCGAGCTGGAGCAGGGCGGCGATCTGGGCCGGCGTCGCCAGCGCCGAGGCGGCAAGGTCCGCCGGCCGGCCGTGCTGGTCGAGCAGGAGCTGCCAGCGCTGCCAGTCGAGGTCGAGCGGGCGGTCGCTGCCGACCAGCATCGCGTGGCCGAGGCCGAACAGCACCCAGGTCTCCGCGAAGGCGGCGTCGAAGGTGGCGATCGCCCGCCGGAACTCCCGGGTCGGCATCCGGTGCAGCGGGAGGTACTGGCAGACGACGCCTCCCGGATGCAGGCGGCGGCGGCACAGGTTGAAGTAATCGAGGGAGTACAGCGGCGCCGACCCGTACAGCGGATGGACCGGGTCGCAGGTGATGACGTCGTAGCGCGGCCCGCCGAGCAGCAGGTGATTGCGGCCGTCGTTGGCGACGACGTGCACCCGCGGGTCGCTCAGCACGCCGTGGTTGAGGTGCTCGAAGTAGCGGGTCGCCTCGATCACCTCCGGCACAATCTCGGCCACGTCGATCCGCTGCACCCCGGGCGTGGCTGCGATCATCGCCGTGGTGACCCCGGCGCCACAGCCGATCACGAGCACCCGCTCCGGCCGGGGGTGGACCAGGGCCGGCACCAGGCCGAGCATCCGCACCACCTTGAGCGCGTCGTAGGTCGAGCCGATCACCGCGTTGTTGTCGACGAACATCGAGCGCACGCCGGTCTGGCGGTCCTCGGTGACGACGACGGTGCCCGACGGCGACTCCCGGTAGGCGAGGATCCCCGCCTCGGGATTGCCGGCCAGCGACGGCAGCGCCACCACGGCGAAGCGGGGTGCCGCGACGGCGGCGATGGCGAGCGCGCCCGCGGCGGCCGCCGCCGCGACCGCGAGCGCCCGCTGCCGGCCGCGGGCAGCGGTCGCGGCGAGCCCGGCATGACAGGCGGCCAGCAGCGCCAGGCAGCGGCCGAAGCCGAGGGCTGGCAGCGCCAGGAAGCCGGCGGCGGCGGCGCCGGCCGCCGCGCCGGCCGAGTTGACGATCCCCATCGCGCCGAGGCGGCGGCCGCCGTCCTCGAC
Coding sequences within:
- a CDS encoding response regulator; the protein is MTQTILLADDSLTIQKVVELTFADTPYTVVAVSSGDELLEKVSQVQPAVIICDIMMPGRDGYDVCQVIKSSPDTLHIPVILLSGTFEPLDRDRALAVGCSEILTKPFEARKLIDAVDRLVRGRGSAPAARTEVRRGDADTGPVVRGLAEGGSFAPLPLRPTGTGAPPQLGDAAAAALGLGEGLEFTKAGFAEMEAAARERSATAIEAPRDGLEFDLGGADVDPFADLGEEPADAQGDGTFADAFETSSDPFGDVVPALDGSDIAGAVFAPPEPRPQAEPDRGPAIEPDTAGDDLALRADTGPVTAPADTPARPGIDLRPAGEDVGAGSPFVTDADTAPLPPLERPAGSPTDGAAAPAAAIPAGLSDDDVERIARRVLELAHGTIEHIAWEVIPDVAEVMVRERIRQLEAELETDR
- a CDS encoding cytochrome c biogenesis protein CcdA, whose product is MIAASVVLVALMAATAAAQPAGREPVFGVRLLADRAPVVAGAPARLAVVLNVEQGWHVNSDDPGDEFSMPTTLEWRLPEGWSVDGVEYPAGRRLTFSFAETPVEVWEERVVIVAAVRVPAAAAGPAELAVTVTAQACNDHQCLPPAPVKAAATVDVAPAGSSSLPANSELFPAQAAPAAAVDAAAESPFAGTSLPLLLLTVFVAGLALNLTPCVYPLIPITVGFFSQQTARRRGGTFGLALLYVLGMSVTYSVLGVVAALTGQLFGSAMQSPIVVAVIVAVMLALAASMFGLWELRVPGWAMRAAGGRRGGFGALLMGLVVGFVAAPCIGPFVLGLLTFVGQKGSVLLGFVLFFTLAMGLGLPYLLLGSFTGAISKLPASGAWMIGIRKVFGVLLVALAVYFARPFLPGQAGALAMAAVLVVGGLYLLVVDRTGHQQPAIDRVMRVVTLGMVVAGLTFLPRGESPQAKHLEWQAYDEGRAAAAISSGQPVILDFYADWCAPCRELDELTFADPRVAEALSGFARFKVDQTRSTDAGDEAATRFEVMGMPTVIVFRDGSERFRITGFEPADRFLARLL
- a CDS encoding fused MFS/spermidine synthase; amino-acid sequence: MSRRRPDSALPLLVSCAVLSGMSALALELLWGRELALAFGSSQYAVATVLTAFMLGLGLGSFLGGRLADRVAAPARVAARIELALALAGPLWSVGLLRLPALAAAILPAADDATRPAFLAGRLVTAVAALVLPTMLMGAGFPLLARAAARSVPELHYGIGRLIAGATVGGVAGVIVTGLLVLPGAGIPGAAALAAVANLGAAAAALAAQRALSGRGESRRPAGPQPLELDRSAVALLAAAAVSGGLVLAAETIWHRALLMVMANSTATLTLLLAVTLAGLAAGAAASSRLIGGGQPLAWWARLQAAAALLLLGQALLLPQIALAARLLRPGAGWARVLVPPLVLGGGVILPVALLLGAAWPLLLAAATPRVEDGGRRLGAMGIVNSAGAAAGAAAAGFLALPALGFGRCLALLAACHAGLAATAARGRQRALAVAAAAAAGALAIAAVAAPRFAVVALPSLAGNPEAGILAYRESPSGTVVVTEDRQTGVRSMFVDNNAVIGSTYDALKVVRMLGLVPALVHPRPERVLVIGCGAGVTTAMIAATPGVQRIDVAEIVPEVIEATRYFEHLNHGVLSDPRVHVVANDGRNHLLLGGPRYDVITCDPVHPLYGSAPLYSLDYFNLCRRRLHPGGVVCQYLPLHRMPTREFRRAIATFDAAFAETWVLFGLGHAMLVGSDRPLDLDWQRWQLLLDQHGRPADLAASALATPAQIAALLQLDPEACRRLALGPPSTDLHPRLEFLAPAAYRDGLWEANARLLVDGYRSPLDRIRGLPPPLIEPVRSLVAGKRLLLFSLLERSAGNQAGAVHWLSLALQVAGDDPEVQLYARQVGAELGADR
- a CDS encoding biotin--[acetyl-CoA-carboxylase] ligase, which encodes MKALAVELARDLGDLVENVVLFETVDSTHAVALRLIDQVDREGLALNPTVVLAASQSRGVGRGRNRWVSPPGGLYLSWVASSVAGDAVARLPMLAAAAACLALAGAGAGDTGIKWPNDILVDGRKLAGILVHARLGAVTRVTVSVGVNVVPIGGRVRGAQRPPISLSEVIGAKAAAAAAAGVAAGFVRGLAESIADPAPALEHWRRRLVHRLGDRITVRVASGAVESGTFAGLTEDGFLRLGQGAGERVITGGDVVES
- the recO gene encoding DNA repair protein RecO, which encodes MAYLDDDALVLDSLPYGELHLILLLLTPSAGVVRCVLRGARGGKSPQAAATQLLSLIRVAAFQGRRAELATVRQVELKQSSFPLARDLERAAAAAVVAELLTTFCPQGEPAPRPFRLGVAALNALLEGTPPASVVAYCQLWILTLSGLMPPLEDCPLGPGDLELLVACRTLGPTELPGLPSPELARWLDRRVRSEADRPLRALDFLRAGTQARPR